TGCAGGTGCTCGTGCGCGTAGCGGTGGAATACCATCCTGTATACGGACTGAAACTGTCGCTGCTGGATATTGATCCCAGCTTCACCATCGGGCAGCTCGAAAAGCAGAAACAGGCGACTTTACAGCGACTGATAACGGATTGTGCCGACATCATCCGCAAAACACCGGAAGGCTTCATGACGCGCAACAAAGCGTTACGTCTTAATCCTGTGATACAACGTATTGCAGTAGTATCTTCTGCTTCTTCTGCCGGTTATCAGGACTTCATGCATACCCTCCAGGCCAATGCCTACCGGTACACCTTCTTTACGGACAACTACTTCACAGCGGTACAGGGTGAGGCCAATGCGACACAGGTATGTGCACAACTGGAAGCAATCATTGCCTCCGGTAAAAAATACGATACGGTCGTGATCATCCGGGGTGGCGGTGCACAAACTGACCTGCTGTTGTTCGATCAGTATGCATTGGGTAAATCGGTTGCCGGCTTTCCCATACCTGTGATCACTGGTATTGGTCACCATAAGAACGAGACCATCACCGACATGCTGGCACATACGGCTACCAAAACGCCTACCAAGGTCGCGGAACTGATCATTGCACATAACCGCGCTTTTGAAGAATCGCTGCTCACACAACAAAGTCAGATCATTATCCGCATGCAACAGATGATGGCCAGCCGGCAGCAGCAATTATCCTCATTACATGCGCATATCATGAACCGGTCACGCGACATCCTCACTACCCATAAAGAAGGACTGGGACGCGCGCAACAGGTGATACCGCAAAGAGCAAAACATATGCTGCTGAGACAGCGCAATGCCATTACACAACTATCCGGGCAGTTACTTGTTAAACCAGGACAGGTAACGGCCAGCCGTCAGCAGGAACTACTGCATATCCGGAAGGACATACAGGTATATGCACGCAAACTGTTACAGCAACAGCAGCAAAAACTCGTACACCACGAAACCGTCGTCAGGATCATGAGTCCGACATCTCTTTTACAGAAAGGATTTGCGATGGTACAGCATAAAGGAAAGATCATTACCAGCGCCGCCCAGTTATCTCCCGGAGACGAGATCACCGTACAAATGGCAGATGCAGGTGTACGCGCTACTATCACTTCAAAAACAACAACCGATGGATACGAATCTGACATATGAAGCAGCTTATAAGGAACTGCAGCAGATAGCCAGGGAGATCGAAACGGAATCCGTTTCCGTAGATGTGCTGGCAGCAAGAGTGAAACGTGCTTCAGAACTGATCACCTTTTGTCAGACCCGCCTGCGGGCTACCGAAGCGGAAGTAGAGAACATCATTCAGCAGATGGAAGAGAAACCGCTTTAAGCTTTTTAAGCTGCGGCGTCATATCAACCCTGTATGACGCCGCCCCCAACCCCTTATTCATACCCTATTCCAGTCCTCCGAGCCCCGATTTCCCCCACCTTAAAGGTTTTAATATTTTAATTAAAAGCCGGTTAAAATCAATCACAGCGCATTTCCAGCCCAATCCGGTTACTGACATTTGTAGAGAATTAACTAACAGCGGCCAAACATCATCTCATGAAACGAGCGATCGCACTGGCTGTAGCAACACTGGCACTATCCTGCATCGGGATTGTTGCTACCGCCCAAACCAGCTATTCTTTATCAGCGGCACTAGATACAGCCCGCACC
The DNA window shown above is from Chitinophaga agri and carries:
- the xseA gene encoding exodeoxyribonuclease VII large subunit; the protein is METRNYITLSQLAAGIQGTIKNAFSGQSYWVVADITSHSFYPAKGYHYFDLVEKDAGSHQLTAKLSATAWGNGGNRIKEFEHVTGQRFSNDMQVLVRVAVEYHPVYGLKLSLLDIDPSFTIGQLEKQKQATLQRLITDCADIIRKTPEGFMTRNKALRLNPVIQRIAVVSSASSAGYQDFMHTLQANAYRYTFFTDNYFTAVQGEANATQVCAQLEAIIASGKKYDTVVIIRGGGAQTDLLLFDQYALGKSVAGFPIPVITGIGHHKNETITDMLAHTATKTPTKVAELIIAHNRAFEESLLTQQSQIIIRMQQMMASRQQQLSSLHAHIMNRSRDILTTHKEGLGRAQQVIPQRAKHMLLRQRNAITQLSGQLLVKPGQVTASRQQELLHIRKDIQVYARKLLQQQQQKLVHHETVVRIMSPTSLLQKGFAMVQHKGKIITSAAQLSPGDEITVQMADAGVRATITSKTTTDGYESDI
- the xseB gene encoding exodeoxyribonuclease VII small subunit, with amino-acid sequence MDTNLTYEAAYKELQQIAREIETESVSVDVLAARVKRASELITFCQTRLRATEAEVENIIQQMEEKPL